Proteins encoded by one window of Bactrocera oleae isolate idBacOlea1 chromosome 4, idBacOlea1, whole genome shotgun sequence:
- the LOC106624887 gene encoding endoplasmic reticulum metallopeptidase 1 isoform X1, with amino-acid sequence MSSKGEIRRRVMTPNPNTHTTDPLLQQRSETFRTRNCWQRLFVDHGKIKWYWAPIFLSFWVLLYFCISIPAYHRLPKPINIADESRYPDRFIAERAEQNLKKLTELGPRVVGSKANEEGAIKYFQNYVTKLKAEANPIYEIESDIQLASGSYCHWNMVNMYQGIQNFVIKIAPKESNSTSYLLVNSHYDSVPHGTGAGDDGTMVAIMLETIRVLSKSDKPLRNPVVFLFNGAEENPLQASHAFITQHKWAKYVKALINLDSAGNGGREILFQSGPNHPWLMKHYRRAIMHPYASTVAEEMFQRQFIPSDTDFRIFRDHGRIVGLDMAHQYNGYVYHTRYDVSAIVPRGTFQNTGDNVLALVRELSNAPELEDPSHDSEGHTIFYDVLGRYLVFYTQTEGVILNVFISIVAISICTYSFKQMANSTGTKFGSVLNRALTLLGVQVLAVISGTALCFSVGVFMDLVHMPMSWFTNSWLIMGLYFCPLFFGYAIVPALYFHSQRKERFPLGYRIQILLHCHCLFLTFVILIASIAGIRSAFMLMIAVLFYSIGLIINLCTKLHNSSLLWLIPHILCNIPPFLFYAYQAHGFFVAFIPMTGRFGASVNPDLIICAFTVSMGLLTGGFMIPVLNLFHKSKTIICSLLTFTVLFIILAVTPIGFPYRPETNIQRFSVLHTRRVFHDQTNAVRRIETGYFLLPQDRRTYSVKNHLLNMSSAQTLDKDCAEEMLCGLPLYNHRWHKARASSVWIPGPDPKFDKEPQLNLILKDQLSKTSIRYVLELSGPDHMGIFINPLKDRKIKAWSFHYTPLRLDWEPPYFIYFSYGKDSTPLKFTLEFENPTEDWSSAIFEIGIAGHWNHDERTHTPDFKKFLQSFPKYVDAIAWPAYYETRLF; translated from the exons ATGAGCAGTAAGGGTGAAATCAGACGACGTGTGATGACGCCTAATCCCAATACGCACACCACCGATCCGTTGCTGCAGCAGCGCAGCGAGACATTTCGA ACCCGAAATTGCTGGCAACGTCTCTTCGTTGATCATGGTAAAATCAAATGGTACTGGGCACCAATCTTCCTCAGCTTTTGGGTGCTACTCTACTTTTGCATATccatacccgcctaccatcgaTTACCCAAACCGATTAATATTGCGGATGAATCCCGTTATCCTGATCGTTTTATAGCGGAGAGAGCagaacaaaatttgaaaaaactgaCTGAATTAGGTCCCCGTGTGGTGGGTAGCAAGGCGAATGAGGAAGGTgctatcaaatattttcaaaattacgtAACAAAACTGAAAGCTGAAGCTAATCCCATATACGAAATTGAAAGTGATATACAGTTAGCTTCTGGTAGCTATTGTCACTGGAATATGGTGAATATGTATCAAGGTATACAGaactttgttattaaaattgcgCCGAAAGAGTCGAATAGCACTTCGTATTTGTTGGTGAATAGCCATTATGATTCGGTGCCGCATGGAACAG GTGCTGGCGATGACGGCACAATGGTTGCTATTATGTTGGAGACAATACGC GTTTTATCGAAATCGGATAAGCCGCTGCGTAATCCTGTTGTCTTCCTTTTCAATGGCGCTGAAGAGAATCCACTACAGGCCTCACACGCTTTCATTACACAACACAAATGGGCCAAATATGTCAA AGCTTTAATAAATTTGGACTCAGCTGGCAACGGTGGACGCGAAATTCTTTTCCAATCTGGCCCTAATCACCCTTGGTTGATGAAG CATTATCGACGCGCCATTATGCATCCGTATGCGTCGACAGTGGCGGAAGAAATGTTCCAACGGCAGTTTATACCGTCGGACAcggattttagaatttttagaGATCACGGGCGTATAGTGG GTTTGGATATGGCACATCAATATAACGGCTATGTCTATCACACACGCTACGATGTTTCGGCGATCGTACCACGTGGTACCTTCCAAAATACAGGTGATAATGTACTAGCGTTAGTGCGAGAACTTTCCAATGCGCCTGAGTTGGAGGATCCCTCA cacGATTCCGAAGGCCATACCATCTTCTACGATGTGCTCGGCCGTTATTTGGTCTTCTATACGCAAACTGAGGGTGTCATTTTAAATGTATTCATTTCCATAGTCGCGATCAGTATATGCACCTACTCGTTCAAACAAATGGCAAATAGTACGGGTACTAAATTCGGTAGCGTCTTAAATCGTGCTCTCACTTTACTCGGCGTACAAGTACTCGCTGTGATCAGCGGTACAGCGCTCTGCTTCTCGGTCGGTGTATTCATGGATCTAGTACATATGCCGATGTCTTGGTTTACCAACTCTTGGCTCATTATGGGTTTGTACTTTTGTCCGCTGTTCTTCGGTTACGCCATAGTGCCAGCATTATATTTCCATTCGCAACGGAAG gagCGGTTCCCACTTGGTTATCGTATTCAAATATTGCTGCACTGCCACTGTCTCTTCCTGACTTTCGTTATACTGATCGCCTCTATTGCCGGTATACGCTCCGCTTTTATGCTTATGATCGCGGTGCTCTTTTATTCAATCGGTTTGATCATCAAtttatgtaccaaattacatAACAGCT cATTACTATGGCTGATACCACATATCCTCTGTAATATTCCACCATTCCTTTTCTACGCCTACCAGGCACATGGTTTCTTTGTCGCCTTCATTCCAATGACCGGTCGCTTCGGCGCCAGTGTAAATCCCGATCTGATCATATGCGCATTTACAGTGAGTATGGGTTTACTCACCGGCGGTTTTATG ATTCCAGTACTCAACCTGTTCCACAAGTCCAAAACTATAATTTGCTCACTACTCACATTTACTGTGCTCTTTATAATACTCGCAGTGACACCCATCGGTTTTCCGTACCGTCCAGAGACTAATATACAGCGCTTTTCAGTATTG CACACCCGTCGCGTCTTCCATGATCAAACGAATGCTGTACGTCGCATAGAGACAGGCTACTTCCTTTTACCGCAAGATCGACGCACTTATTCTGTTAAGA ATCACTTACTCAACATGTCTTCGGCACAAACACTCGACAAGGATTGCGCCGAGGAGATGCTGTGCGGTTTACCGCTCTACAACCATCGCTGGCATAAAGCGCG cGCCTCAAGTGTTTGGATCCCTGGCCCTGATCCCAAATTTGACAAAGAGCCACAGTTGAACTTGATTTTAAAGGATCAATTAAGTAAAACTTCTATACGCTATGTACTAGAGTTAAGTGGTCCCGATCACATGGGCATCTTTATAAATCCTTTGAAAGATCGCAAGATCAAAGCCTGGTCATTCCATTACACGCCATTGCGTTTGGATTGGGAGCCACCATACTTCATATATTTCTCATACGGCAAGGATAGTACTCCATTGAAATTCACACTTGAATTTGAG AATCCCACGGAGGACTGGAGCTCAgctatatttgagattggcaTCGCTGGCCATTGGAATCATGATGAGCGCACTCATACTCCAGACTTTAAGAAATTTCTGCAGAGCTTCCCCAAGTATGTGGATGCGATAGCATGGCCAGCATATTATGAGACACGACTGTTCTAA
- the LOC106624887 gene encoding endoplasmic reticulum metallopeptidase 1 isoform X2 — protein sequence MCSEASGKHEKTRNCWQRLFVDHGKIKWYWAPIFLSFWVLLYFCISIPAYHRLPKPINIADESRYPDRFIAERAEQNLKKLTELGPRVVGSKANEEGAIKYFQNYVTKLKAEANPIYEIESDIQLASGSYCHWNMVNMYQGIQNFVIKIAPKESNSTSYLLVNSHYDSVPHGTGAGDDGTMVAIMLETIRVLSKSDKPLRNPVVFLFNGAEENPLQASHAFITQHKWAKYVKALINLDSAGNGGREILFQSGPNHPWLMKHYRRAIMHPYASTVAEEMFQRQFIPSDTDFRIFRDHGRIVGLDMAHQYNGYVYHTRYDVSAIVPRGTFQNTGDNVLALVRELSNAPELEDPSHDSEGHTIFYDVLGRYLVFYTQTEGVILNVFISIVAISICTYSFKQMANSTGTKFGSVLNRALTLLGVQVLAVISGTALCFSVGVFMDLVHMPMSWFTNSWLIMGLYFCPLFFGYAIVPALYFHSQRKERFPLGYRIQILLHCHCLFLTFVILIASIAGIRSAFMLMIAVLFYSIGLIINLCTKLHNSSLLWLIPHILCNIPPFLFYAYQAHGFFVAFIPMTGRFGASVNPDLIICAFTVSMGLLTGGFMIPVLNLFHKSKTIICSLLTFTVLFIILAVTPIGFPYRPETNIQRFSVLHTRRVFHDQTNAVRRIETGYFLLPQDRRTYSVKNHLLNMSSAQTLDKDCAEEMLCGLPLYNHRWHKARASSVWIPGPDPKFDKEPQLNLILKDQLSKTSIRYVLELSGPDHMGIFINPLKDRKIKAWSFHYTPLRLDWEPPYFIYFSYGKDSTPLKFTLEFENPTEDWSSAIFEIGIAGHWNHDERTHTPDFKKFLQSFPKYVDAIAWPAYYETRLF from the exons ATGTGTAGTGAAGCGAGCGGGAAGCATGAAAAG ACCCGAAATTGCTGGCAACGTCTCTTCGTTGATCATGGTAAAATCAAATGGTACTGGGCACCAATCTTCCTCAGCTTTTGGGTGCTACTCTACTTTTGCATATccatacccgcctaccatcgaTTACCCAAACCGATTAATATTGCGGATGAATCCCGTTATCCTGATCGTTTTATAGCGGAGAGAGCagaacaaaatttgaaaaaactgaCTGAATTAGGTCCCCGTGTGGTGGGTAGCAAGGCGAATGAGGAAGGTgctatcaaatattttcaaaattacgtAACAAAACTGAAAGCTGAAGCTAATCCCATATACGAAATTGAAAGTGATATACAGTTAGCTTCTGGTAGCTATTGTCACTGGAATATGGTGAATATGTATCAAGGTATACAGaactttgttattaaaattgcgCCGAAAGAGTCGAATAGCACTTCGTATTTGTTGGTGAATAGCCATTATGATTCGGTGCCGCATGGAACAG GTGCTGGCGATGACGGCACAATGGTTGCTATTATGTTGGAGACAATACGC GTTTTATCGAAATCGGATAAGCCGCTGCGTAATCCTGTTGTCTTCCTTTTCAATGGCGCTGAAGAGAATCCACTACAGGCCTCACACGCTTTCATTACACAACACAAATGGGCCAAATATGTCAA AGCTTTAATAAATTTGGACTCAGCTGGCAACGGTGGACGCGAAATTCTTTTCCAATCTGGCCCTAATCACCCTTGGTTGATGAAG CATTATCGACGCGCCATTATGCATCCGTATGCGTCGACAGTGGCGGAAGAAATGTTCCAACGGCAGTTTATACCGTCGGACAcggattttagaatttttagaGATCACGGGCGTATAGTGG GTTTGGATATGGCACATCAATATAACGGCTATGTCTATCACACACGCTACGATGTTTCGGCGATCGTACCACGTGGTACCTTCCAAAATACAGGTGATAATGTACTAGCGTTAGTGCGAGAACTTTCCAATGCGCCTGAGTTGGAGGATCCCTCA cacGATTCCGAAGGCCATACCATCTTCTACGATGTGCTCGGCCGTTATTTGGTCTTCTATACGCAAACTGAGGGTGTCATTTTAAATGTATTCATTTCCATAGTCGCGATCAGTATATGCACCTACTCGTTCAAACAAATGGCAAATAGTACGGGTACTAAATTCGGTAGCGTCTTAAATCGTGCTCTCACTTTACTCGGCGTACAAGTACTCGCTGTGATCAGCGGTACAGCGCTCTGCTTCTCGGTCGGTGTATTCATGGATCTAGTACATATGCCGATGTCTTGGTTTACCAACTCTTGGCTCATTATGGGTTTGTACTTTTGTCCGCTGTTCTTCGGTTACGCCATAGTGCCAGCATTATATTTCCATTCGCAACGGAAG gagCGGTTCCCACTTGGTTATCGTATTCAAATATTGCTGCACTGCCACTGTCTCTTCCTGACTTTCGTTATACTGATCGCCTCTATTGCCGGTATACGCTCCGCTTTTATGCTTATGATCGCGGTGCTCTTTTATTCAATCGGTTTGATCATCAAtttatgtaccaaattacatAACAGCT cATTACTATGGCTGATACCACATATCCTCTGTAATATTCCACCATTCCTTTTCTACGCCTACCAGGCACATGGTTTCTTTGTCGCCTTCATTCCAATGACCGGTCGCTTCGGCGCCAGTGTAAATCCCGATCTGATCATATGCGCATTTACAGTGAGTATGGGTTTACTCACCGGCGGTTTTATG ATTCCAGTACTCAACCTGTTCCACAAGTCCAAAACTATAATTTGCTCACTACTCACATTTACTGTGCTCTTTATAATACTCGCAGTGACACCCATCGGTTTTCCGTACCGTCCAGAGACTAATATACAGCGCTTTTCAGTATTG CACACCCGTCGCGTCTTCCATGATCAAACGAATGCTGTACGTCGCATAGAGACAGGCTACTTCCTTTTACCGCAAGATCGACGCACTTATTCTGTTAAGA ATCACTTACTCAACATGTCTTCGGCACAAACACTCGACAAGGATTGCGCCGAGGAGATGCTGTGCGGTTTACCGCTCTACAACCATCGCTGGCATAAAGCGCG cGCCTCAAGTGTTTGGATCCCTGGCCCTGATCCCAAATTTGACAAAGAGCCACAGTTGAACTTGATTTTAAAGGATCAATTAAGTAAAACTTCTATACGCTATGTACTAGAGTTAAGTGGTCCCGATCACATGGGCATCTTTATAAATCCTTTGAAAGATCGCAAGATCAAAGCCTGGTCATTCCATTACACGCCATTGCGTTTGGATTGGGAGCCACCATACTTCATATATTTCTCATACGGCAAGGATAGTACTCCATTGAAATTCACACTTGAATTTGAG AATCCCACGGAGGACTGGAGCTCAgctatatttgagattggcaTCGCTGGCCATTGGAATCATGATGAGCGCACTCATACTCCAGACTTTAAGAAATTTCTGCAGAGCTTCCCCAAGTATGTGGATGCGATAGCATGGCCAGCATATTATGAGACACGACTGTTCTAA